TCGCGCAGGTGCTGCCGCCCACCGTGACCCGTATCGCCACCGGGGGTGTGCGCGGCCCCCATGATGTGATGAGTTATGCCCGCGCCGGTGCCGATGTCGTGCTCGTGGGTGAGGCCGTCATCCGCTCCGTCGACCCCCAGCAGTTCGTCGCCGAGTTGGTCGCCGCCGGCAGTCACCCGGCGCTCCATCCCACAACCTACCGAGAGGGGTAGTAATTGCCCGCAACCCTGTTCGGCCCGACCGTAGTGTCGGCGGCATACATCCCCAGCCCCGCCCAGGGGGTGTGGCATCTGGGCCCGTTCCCCCTGCGAGCCTACGCATTGTGCATTCTGGCCGGAGTGTTCGTCGCCGTGTGGTGGACCGACCGCCGCTACCGTGCCGCCGGCGGGGACAAGGACCAGGTTCTGGACGTGGCCCTGCTGGCGGTGCCTGCCGGCATCGTTGGCGCACGCCTGTACCACGTGGTCACCTCCCCGGACGCCTACTTCGGCGCCGCCGGCGACCCGGCGCTGATCCCGCAGATCTGGCGCGGCGGCCTGGGAGTCTGGGGAGGAATATTCTTCGGTGCGCTTGCCGCGGCCTGGATGCTGCGACGCCGGGGGCTGCGGTGGGCGCCCTTCGCCGACGCCGTCGCCCCCGCCCTGCTGGTGGCACAGGCCATCGGGCGCCTGGGCAACTGGTTCAATCAGGAACTCTTCGGCTCCCCGACCACCCTGCCCTGGGGCTTGCAGATAGACGACGCCCACCTGCCGGCCGGTTACGCCTCCGGCACCCTGTTTCACCCCACCTTCCTTTACGAGGCGCTTTGGAACCTGGCCGGCGCCGCCTTCCTCATCTGGCTGGAGCGGTGGCTACGGCGGCGTGACGGGGCTGTGGGCGGACGCCTGCTGTGGGCCTACCTGATGGTGTACACGGCCGGACGAGTGTGGATCGAGTCCCTGCGCATTGACGACGCCCAGCTGATCGCCGGGCTGCGGTTGAACGTGTGGACCTCCATCCTGATCTTCCTGGTGGGGCTAGCCTGCTTCATCTGGGCCTCGCGCCGGTCTGTGCGCGATGACGTCAATCGCGAGCAGCGGTGACGAAGGTCCCAACCCGC
This genomic stretch from Actinomyces qiguomingii harbors:
- the lgt gene encoding prolipoprotein diacylglyceryl transferase, with protein sequence MPATLFGPTVVSAAYIPSPAQGVWHLGPFPLRAYALCILAGVFVAVWWTDRRYRAAGGDKDQVLDVALLAVPAGIVGARLYHVVTSPDAYFGAAGDPALIPQIWRGGLGVWGGIFFGALAAAWMLRRRGLRWAPFADAVAPALLVAQAIGRLGNWFNQELFGSPTTLPWGLQIDDAHLPAGYASGTLFHPTFLYEALWNLAGAAFLIWLERWLRRRDGAVGGRLLWAYLMVYTAGRVWIESLRIDDAQLIAGLRLNVWTSILIFLVGLACFIWASRRSVRDDVNREQR